In the Tribolium castaneum strain GA2 chromosome 1, icTriCast1.1, whole genome shotgun sequence genome, one interval contains:
- the Rbbp5 gene encoding retinoblastoma-binding protein 5 homolog, translated as MNLELLESFGQNYPEEFDGTLDSLSIAVTCAFNKRGTLLAVGCNDGRIVIWDFLTRGIAKVISAHVHPVCSISWSRTGYKIASASTDNTVCIWDILSGECEQKYRFPCPVLKVQFEPRSMERLLVCPMRHAAVLVDTNGGHKVLPIDDDGDLNISASFDRRGDYVYTGNAKGKVLVLDSRTLEVKASFRVILGTSSATAVKSIEFARRGDWFLINTADRVIRVYDSKEVLACGKDGEPEPIQKLQDLVNKTMWKKCCFSGDGEYICAGSARQHALYIWEKSIGNLVKILHGTKGELLLDVAWHPVRPIIASISSGVVSVWAQNQVENWSAFAPDFKELDENVEYDERESEFDITDEDKSVASGGDDKEDTDMEVDVCAVEPVPAFCSSDEENENTGCLQFLPIAPEIEDPEDTWTPADTNLPPVGQGSGPPPAKKKKYKSYDVALENTSDAEVHPLLSSKTKDKQVMGGKKAAGRPRK; from the exons ATGAATTTAGAGTTGTTGG AATCTTTCGGTCAGAACTACCCCGAAGAATTCGACGGCACGCTCGACTCGCTCTCAATCGCCGTAACATGCGCTTTCAACAAACGGGGGACCCTCCTAGCCGTGGGCTGCAATGACGGCAGGATCGTAATTTGGGACTTCCTGACTCGGGGCATCGCCAAAGTTATCTCAGCCCATGTCCACCCGGTTTGCAGCATCAGTTGGTCGCGCACCGGCTACAAGATCGCGTCCGCGTCGACGGACAACACCGTCTGCATCTGGGATATACTGTCAGGGGAGTGCGAGCAGAAGTACCGGTTCCCATGCCCCGTCCTCAAGGTCCAGTTCGAGCCCAGGAGCATGGAGAGGCTCCTGGTGTGCCCCATGAGGCACGCGGCGGTTTTGGTCGACACGAACGGGGGCCACAAAGTGCTGCCAATTGACGATGAT GGCGACTTGAACATTTCCGCTTCGTTCGATAGGAGGGGCGATTATGTGTACACGGGTAACGCGAAGGGGAAGGTCCTGGTTTTGGATTCGCGGACCTTGGAAGTTAAGGCCAGTTTTCGGGTTATTTTGGGGACTTCGAGCGCGACAGCGGTCAAAAGTATCGAATTTGCCAGGAGGGGAGA CTGGTTTTTGATAAATACAGCCGACCGAGTGATTCGTGTTTACGACAGTAAGGAGGTCCTAGCGTGTGGGAAAGACGGGGAACCGGAACCCATCCAAAAGTTGCAAGATTTGGTCAATAA gaCAATGTGGAAGAAGTGTTGCTTTTCGGGCGATGGTGAGTACATTTGTGCCGGTTCTGCGCGACAACACGCCCTGTATATTTGGGAAAAATCGATCGGGAATTTGGTTAAAATTCTTCATGGGACCAAAGGAGAGTTGCTTTTGGACGTGGCTTGGCATCCAGTCCGGCCTATTATTGCTAGCATTTCTtctg GTGTTGTGAGCGTTTGGGCCCAAAATCAAGTCGAGAACTGGTCCGCTTTCGCGCCGGACTTTAAAGAGTTGGACGAAAACGTTGAATATGATGAGCGGGAGAGTGAGTTTGATATAACTGACGAAGATAAGTCGGTTGCCAGTGGTGGAGATGATAAGGAAGATACTGATATGGAGGTTGATGTGTGTGCTGTTGAGCCGGTACCGGCTTTTTGTAGTTCAGATGAGGAAAATGAAAATACCGGTTGTCTTCAATTTTTACCAATTGCCCCAGAA aTAGAAGATCCTGAAGATACGTGGACTCCTGCTGATACTAATTTACCTCCAGTGGGACAAGGAAGTGGACCTCCGCCagctaaaaagaaaaaatacaagtcGTATGATGTTGCACTCGAAAATACCAGCGATGcag AGGTGCACCCATTGCTCAGCAGCAAGACGAAAGACAAGCAAGTGATGGGCGGGAAGAAGGCGGCGGGACGGCCCAggaaataa
- the Tom40 gene encoding mitochondrial import receptor subunit TOM40 homolog 1, producing MGNVHAYSAPAPPPPPPSAAPYTKPETPTSGPPQEVENPGPLEEIHTKCKNIFPTNFEGARVMLTRGLSNHFQISHTINMSSITPSGYRFGATYVGTKQISPSEAYPILLGDIDPSGNLNATIIHQLCSKVQAKFGAQVQNSKFTVGQLTMNYKGSDYTASVTVANPDIISGSGVMVLHYLQAVTPRLALGSELAYQKGPAIPGGEIALLSAAAKYTTENTQISGTLGVSGVHLCYYQKASSQLQIGVELEANPRMQESVASIGYQVDLPKSEVVFKGHVDSNWSVGAVLEKKLSPLPFTLALSGLLNHNKNQFRLGVGILIG from the exons ATGGGTAACGTGCACGCTTATTCGGCACCAGCGCCTCCGCCGCCGCCTCCATCGGCCGCCCCGTACACCAAACCGGAGACACCCACCTCGGGCCCCCCCCAGGAGGTCGAAAACCCCGGGCCGCTCGAGGAAATCCACACAAAATGCAAAA ACATTTTCCCGACGAACTTCGAGGGCGCGAGAGTGATGCTCACGAGGGGGCTTAGCAaccattttcaaatttcccACACGATTAATATGAGTTCCATCACGCCCAGTGGGTACAGGTTCGGGGCGACTTATGTAGGAACTAAACAAATTTCACCCAGCGAGGCCTATCCTATCCTCCTGGGCGACATCGACCCGTCAGGGAACCTCAACGCGACGATTATCCACCAGTTATGTTCCAAAGTCCAGGCGAAGTTTGGGGCCCAA GTCCAGAACTCGAAATTCACCGTTGGGCAATTGACCATGAACTACAAGGGATCTGACTATACTGCCAGTGTTACGGTGGCGAACCCAGACATCATTTCGGGCTCTGGGGTCATGGTCCTCCACTACCTGCAAGCCGTGACGCCCAGACTGGCCCTGGGGTCGGAGCTCGCCTACCAGAAGGGGCCCGCCATACCCGGGGGCGAAATCGCTCTCTTAAGCGCTGCGGCCAA ATATACCACGGAAAATACGCAAATTTCTGGCACGCTGGGCGTGTCGGGGGTGCACTTGTGCTACTACCAGAAGGCCAGCAGCCAGCTGCAGATCGGCGTGGAGCTGGAGGCGAACCCGCGCATGCAGGAGTCGGTGGCGTCCATAGGGTACCAAGTTGACTTGCCAAAGAGTGAAGTGGTATTTAAGGGGCACGTGGATTCAAACTGGTCCGTGGGGGCCGTGTTAGAGAAAAAACTAAGTCCGTTGCCTTTCACGCTGGCCCTGAGCGGGCTCTTGAACCACAACAAAAATCAGTTCAGACTCGGTGTTGGAATCCTGATTGGATAA
- the LOC658342 gene encoding probable ribosome production factor 1: MSAEEEHVQVEDKPEVKTELKPSKSGSVLFPNENKYSHIKNKLVRTQQYQKAKKEQKKAKKLAKKEREREGGAKKVPHTLETLRLKDETTVEDVNTEENELVRNDFDNDEFSEYYQQSYEPKVLITYSDNPLRKTRIFGRELTRIIPNSVSLYRNRSGVKKIIKSATKRNYTDILVINENRHEPDGLLVIHLPNGPTAHFKLSNVKITTELRKNHKDINDHRPEVILNNFSTRLGLTIGRMLGALFHYEPEFVGRRAVTFHNQRDYIFFRHYRYEFDKDGKKARLKELGPRFTLKLRSLQKGTFDSKYGQYEWIIEGRRHAMETSRRKFFL, from the exons ATGTCGGCGGAAGAGGAGCACGTGCAAGTTGAGGACAAACCGGaggtaaaaactgaattaaaaccGTCGAAAAGTGGCTCCGTGTTGTTCCCCAATGAGAACAAATATTCACACATTAAGAATAAATTAGTGCGAACTCAACAGTACCAGAAAGCCAAAAAGGAACAGAAGAAG GCGAAGAAATTGGCCAAGAAAGAGCGTGAGAGGGAAGGTGGGGCCAAAAAAGTGCCCCACACGCTTGAAACCCTAAGGTTAAAAGACGAAACCACAGTTGAGGATGTTAACACTGAAGAAAACGAATTGGTCAGAAACGACTTTGACAACGACGAGTTCAGCGAGTATTACCAACAGTCCTACGAGCCTAAAGTCCTTATCACTTACTCCGATAATCCCTTGCGG AAAACTCGAATTTTTGGACGTGAGTTGACCAGGATCATTCCCAATTCGGTCTCCTTGTACCGGAACAGGTCaggtgttaaaaaaattataaagagCGCCACAAAACGAAACTATACTGATATTCTCGTTATTAATGAAAATCGGCATGAACCTGACGGTTTACTTGTTATTCATTTGCCCAATGGGCCGACGGCGCACTTTAAGCTTTCCAACGTCAAAATTACGACCGAGTTGCGCAAAAATCACAAAGACATCAACGATCATAGACCTGAAgtcattttaaataatttttcaactaGGTTGGGCTTGACTATTGGGAGAATGCTGGGGGCGCTGTTTCACTACGAGCCTGAGTTTGTGGGGCGCAGGGCGGTCACGTTTCACAACCAACGTGATTACATATTTTTCAGGCACTATAG GTATGAATTTGATAAAGACGGCAAGAAGGCTCGGTTGAAGGAACTGGGGCCTAGGTTTACCTTGAAGTTGAGGTCATTACAGAAAGGGACTTTTGATAGCAAGTATGGACAGTATGAGTGGATTATTGAAGGGAGAAGGCATGCCATGGAAACAAGCAGGAGAAAgtttttcttgtaa